In Raphanus sativus cultivar WK10039 chromosome 5, ASM80110v3, whole genome shotgun sequence, the following proteins share a genomic window:
- the LOC108859426 gene encoding CSC1-like protein HYP1, translating into MILSALLTSVGINLGLCFLFFTLYSILRKQPGNVTVYGPRLIQAGKSQQTNAFNLERLLPTAGWVKRALDPTNEQILSNLGLDALVFTRVFVFSIRVFSFASVVGIFILLPVNYMGTEFEEFFDLPNKSLDSFSISNVNDGSNKLWIHFCAIYIFSAVVCYLLYCEHKYITSKRIAHLYSSKPQPQEFTVLVSGVPLVSGNSISETVESFFREYHSSTYLSHVVVHRTDKLKVLMNDAEKLYKKLTRVKSGNISRQRSKRDGFLGMFGKRVDVVDHYEKKLEKLEDDMRLKQSLLSGEEIPAAFVSFRTRHGAAIASNIQQGMDPTQWLTETAPEPQDVHWPFFTASFVRRWISNVVVFVAFVALIILYIVPVVLVQGLANLHQLETWFPFLKSILNMKIVSQVITGYLPSLIFQLFLMIVPPVMLLLSSMQGFISHSQIEKSACIKLLVFTVWNSFFANVLSGSALYRVNVFLEPKNIPRVLAAAVPAQASFFISYVVTTGWTGLSSEIFRLVPLLWSFMTKLFGKEDDKEFEVPPTPFCQEIPRILFFGLLGTTYFFLSPLILPFLLVYFCLGYVIYRNQLLNVYEAKYETGGKFWPIVHSSTIFSLVLMHIIAVGLFGLKKLPLASSLTIPLPVLTLLFSIYCQRRFLPIFKSYPTECLVNKDKADEREENMSEFYSELVVAYRDPALSASRDMSPEDPPLLRSYQS; encoded by the exons ATGATTCTATCAGCACTTTTAACTTCAGTGGGGATCAATCTTGGCCTCTGCTTCCTGTTTTTCACTTTGTACTCAATACTGAGAAAGCAGCCTGGTAATGTCACCGTCTACGGTCCACGGCTTATTCAAGCTGGCAAATCTCAGCAGACTAATGCCTTTAACCTCGAGAGGCTTTTGCCTACTGCTGGTTGGGTCAAAAGAGCTTTGGACCCCACCAATGAACAAATCCTCTCCAATCTTGGCTTAGATGCTTTGGTCTTCACTCGTGTCTTTGTTTTCag TATACGAGTGTTTAGCTTTGCTTCTGTGGTTGGGATCTTCATCCTTCTTCCAGTTAACTATATGGGTACCGAGTTTGAAGAGTTTTTCGACCTTCCAAATAAGTCTCTTGATTCCTTCAGCATCTCTAACGTCAACGATGGATCAAACAA GTTGTGGATTCACTTTTGCGCAATTTACATCTTCTCAGCGGTTGTTTGCTATCTGCTCTACTGT GAACACAAGTACATTACATCAAAGCGGATTGCTCATCTTTATTCATCCAAGCCTCAGCCACAAGAGTTTACGGTTCTGGTCAGTGGCGTCCCTCTTGTGTCTGGAAACAGTATCAGTGAAACAGTGGAAAGCTTTTTCAGGGAGTACCATTCTTCCACATATCTTTCTCACGTTGTTGTTCATCGGACTGACAAGTTAAAGGTTCTCATG AATGATGCTGAGAAGCTATACAAGAAACTCACTCGAGTGAAATCAGGAAACATATCTCGTCAGAGGTCTAAGCGGGATGGGTTCTTAGGGATGTTTGGGAAGAGAGTTGATGTGGTTGATCATTACGAAAAGAAGCTCGAGAAGTTAGAAGACGACATGAGGTTGAAACAATCTTTATTATCCGGAGAG GAAATTCCAGCCGCTTTCGTTTCCTTCAGGACAAGACACGGTGCCGCAATAGCATCAAACATTCAGCAAGGAATGGATCCAACACAGTGGCTAACTGAGACAGCCCCGGAGCCTCAAGATGTTCATTGGCCATTTTTCACCGCATCGTTTGTGAGAAGATGGATCTCCAACGTGGTTGTATTCGTGGCCTTCGTTGCTCTGATCATCCTATACATTGTCCCTGTTGTATTGGTTCAAGGTCTTGCTAATCTTCACCAGTTAGAAACATGGTTCCCTTTCCTAAAAAGCATACTAAATAT GAAAATTGTGAGTCAAGTGATTACGGGATACCTTCCGAGTCTAATTTTCCAGCTTTTCCTAATGATAGTACCACCTGTTATGCTTCTACTTTCCTCAATGCAAGGATTCATTTCTCATAGCCAGATTGAGAAATCTGCATGTATCAAGCTTCTGGTCTTTACCGTGTGGAACAGTTTCTTTGCAAATGTACTGTCCGGATCTGCTCTTTATCGTGTCAATGTGTTCCTTGAACCTAAGAATATTCCCCGTGTGCTTGCTGCAGCTGTCCCAGCACAG GCATCCTTCTTTATATCTTATGTCGTGACCACTGGGTGGACTGGTTTATCATCAGAGATCTTCCGTTTGGTTCCTCTTCTCTGGAGTTTTATGACGAAACTCTTCGGTAAGGAAGATGACAAAGAATTTGAGGTCCCTCCCACTCCCTTTTGCCAAGAAATCCCGAGGATTCTCTTTTTTGGACTTCTTGGTACAACTTACTTCTTCCTCTCGCCATTGATACTGCCTTTCTTGTTGGTCTACTTTTGTCTTGGATATGTCATCTACCGCAACCAG CTCCTAAACGtatatgaggccaagtatgaGACTGGTGGAAAGTTTTGGCCAATAGTACACAGCTCCACTATCTTCTCTTTGGTGCTAATGCACATTATTGCAGTCGGATTATTCGGTCTTAAAAAGCTTCCATTGGCATCTTCTTTAACGATTCCCCTCCCGGTTCTCACCCTCCTTTTCAGCATCTACTGCCAGAGACGATTCTTGCCCATTTTCAAATCTTATCCTACCGAG TGTCTGGTAAACAAAGACAAAGCAGacgagagagaagagaacatgTCTGAATTCTATTCTGAACTCGTGGTTGCATACCGTGATCCTGCGCTATCGGCATCACGGGACATGTCACCTGAAGATCCTCCGCTTCTACGTTCATATCAATCCTga
- the LOC108859429 gene encoding cystathionine gamma-synthase 1, chloroplastic: MAVLSFQSPTNFSATSIPRSSRGRFNSTAGISSSFTGDGRISSMILRFPPNFVRQLSIKARRNCSNIGVAQIVAAKWSNNPSSGLPSAAAAAAASSASATAASAPAAAAPSVVALNGADEEVVVAEGAREIGLKKDSKPSFLSSDGSLTVHAGERLGRGIVTDAITTPVVNTSAYFFNKTADLIDFKEKRSVSFEYGRYGNPTTIVLEEKISALEGSESTLVMASGMCASTVMLLALVPAGGHIVTTTDCYRKTRIFMENFLPKMGITVTVIDPADVAGLEAAVNKYQVSLFFTESPTNPFLRCVDIELVSEICHKRGTLVCIDGTFATPLNQKALAFGADLVVHSLTKYIGGHNDVLGGCICGPLKVVSEIRNLHHVLGGTLNPNAAYLMIRGMKTMHLRVKQQNSTASRMAEILEAHPKVSHVYYPGLASHPEHHIAKRQMTGFGGVVSFEIDGDIERTIKFVDSLKIPYIAPSFGGCESIVDQPAIMSYWDLTQEERLKYGIKDNLVRFSFGVEDFEDVKADILQALEAI, encoded by the exons ATGGCCGTCCTGTCGTTCCAGAGCCCTACAAACTTCTCCGCAACCTCCATTCCCCGTTCATCTCGCGGCCGTTTCAATTCCACCGCCGGTATATCCTCGTCATTCACCGGAGACGGTCGTATATCCTCGATGATCCTGAGGTTTCCTCCCAATTTCGTCCGTCAGCTGAGCATCAAAGCCCGCAGAAACTGCAGCAACATCGGCGTCGCACAGATCGTCGCCGCCAAGTGGTCCAACAACCCCTCCTCCGGTTTACCGTCGGCGGCGGCGGCAGCAGCAGCATCGTCTGCTTCCGCCACCGCCGCCTCGGCCCCTGCGGCTGCCGCTCCTTCCGTCGTGGCGCTGAATGGCGCGGACGAGGAGGTTGTGGTGGCCGAGGGAGCCAGGGAGATAGGGTTGAAGAAGGATTCGAAACCCTCGTTTTTGAGCTCCGATGGGAGCCTCACTGTTCATGCCG GTGAGAGATTAGGTCGTGGAATAGTCACGGATGCTATCACCACTCCTGTAGTCAACACATCTGCCTACTTCTTCAACAAAACTGCTGACCTTATTGACTTCAAG GAGAAACGGAGTGTCAGTTTTGAGTATGGTCGTTATGGAAACCCTACGACTATCGTTCTTGAGGAGAAGATAAG TGCACTTGAAGGTTCTGAATCAACCTTGGTTATGGCTTCTGGGATGTGTGCAAGCACTGTTATGCTTTTGGCTTTGGTTCCTGCTGGTGGCCACATTGTCACTACCACAGATTGTTACAGGAAGACTAGAATCTTCATGGAGAATTTTCTTCCCAAGATGGGGATCACT GTCACTGTGATTGATCCTGCTGATGTCGCGGGGCTTGAAGCTGCTGTTAATAAGTACCAA GTTTCTCTGTTCTTCACCGAGTCACCGACAAACCCATTCCTGAGATGTGTAGACATTGAGCTAGTTTCAGAAATATGCCACAAAAGGGGAACTCTTGTTTGCATCGATGGCACCTTTGCAACACCTCTGAATCAGAAAGCCCTTGCTTTTGGTGCTGATCTTGTTGTGCACTCTCTTACTAAGTACATTGGAGGACACAACGAT GTTCTTGGTGGATGCATCTGTGGCCCACTGAAGGTGGTTTCAGAAATTCGCAATCTGCATCATGTGTTGGGTGGCACACTTAATCCG AACGCTGCGTACCTAATGATCCGAGGCATGAAGACAATGCATCTTCGTGTAAAGCAACAGAATTCTACTGCCTCAAGGATGGCCGAAATTTTAGAGGCACATCCTAAG GTGAGTCATGTGTACTACCCAGGCCTTGCAAGTCATCCCGAGCATCACATTGCCAAGCGACAAATGACTGGTTTTGGAGGTGTGGTCAGTTTCGAG ATTGATGGAGACATTGAAAGAACGATAAAGTTTGTGGATTCACTCAAGATTCCTTACATCGCACCATCTTTTGGTGGCTGCGAAAGCATCGTGGACCAACCGGCCATCATGTCTTACTG GGATCTGACACAGGAGGAGAGGCTGAAGTATGGAATAAAAGACAATTTAGTACGTTTCAGCTTTGGAGTTGAAGACTTTGAAGATGTCAAAGCTGACATTCTTCAAGCTCTCGAAGCCATCTGA
- the LOC108859435 gene encoding uncharacterized protein LOC108859435, which translates to MTPPPGLYSGSSTLALVARASAFGLGLVYGNIKLKALKIKKNSQIKAEAKAHH; encoded by the exons ATGACGCCGCCTCCTGGACTTTACTCCGGTAGCAGCACTCTTGCCCTG GTGGCTCGTGCTTCCGCTTTCGGGCTGGGTCTCGTCTATGGCAACATCAAGCTCAAGGCCTTGAAG ATAAAGAAGAACTCACAGATTAAGGCTGAAGCCAAGGCTCATCACTAA